A window of Vespula vulgaris chromosome 25, iyVesVulg1.1, whole genome shotgun sequence genomic DNA:
caaaagtgACCAAAGTCAGATCTTCAATTAGTTTTTTTTgtgtatcttttttaatagtaatgttaaaattaatattttgaagGTAAATGTTCTCTGATCAGTTATCTAAAAATCTATTTTGATAGAagtcatataaaaaattacattgaaaTGCATTTTCGAATTTATAAAGACTAATCAAAAAGTGTTCCAAAGTCGGACACACTGCTTCTTCTATATAAAGACATTCACGGGCGAGCGAGATGAATAGTTGTATGACGCATCTAATTTTCAAAAGTCTATAATTGATACTATgcttataatcattttttgtttaaaatttaaagaaaaagattaatgttggataaaaaattattaaaaatattgaaattagaaagagcagtttaaattgattaaatatatattttgaaagcGAATACAATGAATTTACTCTATAATATACGTAAAACTAAATactatatttacaaatttgttttacataataattttacattgtaTCTAACAACTTCAAATATAACAtgttcaataataaaatttagtaAAATTGAACGAAATTTAACGAACAAActgtcaataaaaattttatattctaataataatgttcTTTAGTAtagtaatcgataaaatttacttttacattTGTGGCTCTTTACAAAGTGTGTAAATAAAAGTAGTATTTTTACGTTTCCTATTTTTGCCCATACTCGTGACGTAAAACTACTTTAGCGATCTCGAATGCGTTAAAACTGCCTAATAAAaatgcttttttttatgaataattacagatatttatttataaagatatgtgtttttatgataattaagattttgattttgtaaaagaacgctggtatatttgaaaatataaaaatattaaagcaaTTGAGTATGATAAGACTAAATTTTAaaactttgttaatttttttttgcaaaagcTAGATAAAGATGGATAATTACTAATTTAGAAATCAAGTTATATGGAAGAACAAATCACAAAAATGGAAATCAACTCTTAACTTACTATTGATTGTGATTCGATAGATTTATGGCGTTATTCGGCAGTAATATCCCAATTATCCATAGTTtctaacatttatttaaaaaaagaagtcggAGATATGACATAAAGTCCGACTTTGATTACTTTCTTCTATTAATGTTACGTATCTACTATTATGTTACGTAAGgcaagaaagatatataaatctacCAATGCACGCTTTCCAGTTGTTTTCCATCCTAAAGAAAGAGCAACCTCAATTCGAAAAGCGCATAGTTGCGATAGAGGGTGACTGTAGTTTGCCAAATCTCGGTATTTCGATAAACGATAGAGCAACACTTATACGAGAAGTCTCCATTGTTTTTCATGTTGCTGCGACTGTGAAATTTaacgagaaaatgaaattggcGGCAGATATTAACGTTCGAAGTCTAAAGGATGCGATATATTTGTCTAAGAAAATGCCGAAACTGAAAGTACGAATTTTATCCTATGTATGGGTCTCAGTAACTTTGTTACAAAgttatatttcgattttttaatgatacgaAGTAGTACCGAAGgaacgaattatttatttcaaagtgACACGCATATTGTGTGAATAAATCTTTTCTCGAGATCATCTCAACCGGAATTTGAAATAAACGgctaaaaatgaatgaatttgtaagaatttattgtgaagaaagtaataaacaaatatcgaaatatcgaaattatcgCAATCGATAACCGTttagagaaattaattattgatggATATCATTTCGAgtactcgttaaaataaattcttctgTTTTAATCTTTCCATCATAGTTATTTCATCATTTACATCAATTGCCCAACttttgtcattttctttttactcgaaATCATGTCAAAGACACAGTATTATAGATCGTTGAATTCATCCTGATTTCACTTATTGCGACGATGAAAAAATCTTCTATGACATcgaaattttggaaaaatgaCTTTGAGAAACAAttgattgatataataatgtgTGACTCTTTGAATCAACAATTATATCCTCCAGTATTTCTTCGAATCTTTAAATGTAACAAGGATATTGTTTTGTAACGTGGTTGGTGAGACATCTTGTACGTATTAATAACTTTGatgatatttcattgaattatcTGACTTTAGCAAATGTTCGTTATCTTCGATATTATAGAGTTTCGTCCACGTATCAACGGCTTATGCGAATTGTCTTCAAAATCCGATCGAGGAGAAGTTTTATGATCCACCGATGGATGCCGACAAATTCATCGATTTGATGGATTCTATTGATGAAAAATTGCTCGATGATATCACACCACAGTACGTTTATCTCCGAGAGATTTCACGTTTAcacatcttttatatttatttataaacaaattcgcGATCTGTGTGTATGGGGATAGATAATTAGGTAGATGCCgcatataattttcaaaagtcTATCACTGAATATTGCAAGGTTCTgctatttatatgtatgtgaatatacgaaatattgcttcttaatatcatatttataatcattcgTTGTTTAAAATTccaaaaaaagtaaaacattcgatgaaaaattattgaaaatattaaaatcgaaagagttgattaaattcataaaaatatattttttgggaataaatataatgtaaaatttaattacattgtTGCAGATTTAtcttctataataattttacgataataacTTGAATTAcaaaacattattaaatttagaaataataaacaatttaatatctttgacaataaaatttaataaaatcaaatggaactgaacaaaaatattaataattaaaatttatactaATGTTCTTTAgacatgtaaaaatatttaacaaaacttCCTCGATAGGTCAATTCTTTGcaaactattataatatttatggcTAAAACTATGTTATCTGTATTcagttattaattttgaaataatatagaacTACTTTATCAGTATTCAgctaaaaattctaaaatggCGTAGTggcaaaattatattattggtTTTGAatgtgttaaaaatatattgaaagaatgagtcaTATGAACGTTACATAAAAATACActgatatttctaattttagaCTACTCGGAATATGGCCGAATACTTACGTTTATACGAAATCAATTGCCGAGAATGTTGTAAAAAAGCATGCTGACTTAATACCGATTGGAATATTTCGTCCAGGAATCGGTTGGTAGTAACGTAATCCTTGCAGAACAAAGTAaccaataatatttgttaattaacgTAATATTCGGTAGTGATACCCACATATCGAGAACCTATTTGTGGATGGATCAATAACATGTACGGGCTAGTGGGAGTTACAGCAGGTGGTGCAATGGGATTAATACGAACTAATCATTGCGATGGATCGATGAAGGTGAGCGTAGTACCCGGAGATCTGACGACCAATGCGCTAATCGTTAGTGCTTGGGACATAGCAAATAATCGAAGGTAGGGTCACATAATCACGTTTACTAGgaatattttcgatgaaatcaaatgaaaattagacaaaataaaattaactcgTACtgttacatataattttttagatcCAGCGAAGAAATACCCATTTATAATTACGTGTCTAAGGATAATCCAATCACTTTCGAGGAATTGAAAGATATGTCGGCCAAGTATATGCTATCAGTACCGACTAATGAAGCAATTTGGTACTATAGCTTTAGGAATACAAAATATCGGCCAATTCATCTTTTCTACACGTGTTTTTTGCATTTATTACCAGCTTTTATAATCGATATGATCGCATTGTGTATGATTAAACAACCAaggtaaatttttcttattaaagaaaaactatcacaagacgaaaatagaaaaaagttcTAATGaccgatatttctttttgttcaagACTGATTGGTTCGAATGATCAGTTTATAGACTAATATGCAGCTTCCTATGCCATCCTATTCTTTTCATATCAGCATAATTAATATAGCTTATATTTACTATGATATCTGTTTATTATACGAATGCATTCGTCTCACTTCACCGTTTTTATTGCATACAGTTCTCtcaaaaattacattttcaagTCCTGGATGTTTCGGGATGTGTTTTATCTCATCAACTTGATTCAgcgtttcttcatttttaatccGATCTATCTATTTCATCTTCAGCATTCTTCTGTAACACCGTACTTCAGaagcttttattttctttctttctgtagtAATTATTGTCTACATTTTACTTCCATACAATACCACGCTCCAGACGgagatttattaaaacgacCTTCcaatatgaaatttaaatttatgtttaaCGTGAGCAGATTTCTCTTCCTCAGAAATACTTTCTTTGCTTGAGCTAGTCTAGATTTTGTGTTCTCCTTGATTCTTCCATCACTGGACAttttactgtttttttttttttttgttgcaaaattaacatattttctgttttatttcattttctaaccTGGTACCAACTGCCTCATTTGACTTCATTCAATACattctattactttttttttcatatctatctactttttttttacccctGTTTGTGACAGTATCAACAAAAAACCTTGgggttttaatttcttctttttgaacTGTGATTTTTCTCAAATTTCCGTTCGATTTCTCTTATCGTATGTTATATATGctcattaaaatataaggGAGATAGATTGCAGCCGAATCTCACTTCTTTTTGGATAGTTGCTTCTCCTTTATATCCTACGATTCTTATCAGTAGAGTTTGATTCTtgtacaaattattaatacaagtTCTTTCTCTATACTTGATTCCAGTCATTTTCAATTCCCAAAAACCTCGGTACAAACAGTCTTTTTCAGATCTACAAATGCCACAAACGACTGTTTGTTCtcctttattttactttttaagatTTGGCCTAAAGTATCGCTCCGTAtatttcgacatttttttgaAAGCGAAACTGATCTCCCAATTCAGTCtgattttgtttttccattaatttctaaataattcgCATGAAAATTGTACACGAATAAGATACTAGgctaataatactttttatacttGTCAGCATCTTCTTTTTAGGTATAATATACATTCTTCATAAAATTAAGGGAGATTTTGCCAATTTCAtacattttacaaattaaatgCAAGATCTTtgttataattactttttcctttttcgagaggttattataaattaataattctgataataaaattggatctctcatcttctttctAATAACTTTTTCTCTAATACTTAatcttcgaatttcttttcttgagaTAGTTGCATTATTTATGATCCTTCATCATCTTTCaactttgtatttttcatCCGAACTCCTAATGTTAatacatctttctttttactcaaagtttttttgatttttttatatgcggCATTTACCTTTTCAATGACCAtgtaattttcaaagaatttacACTTCCTTTTAAGGTTactgaaaatatataacaaaatttacaaaacGTCCAACATACTTTGTTATTTTACTACTACCGAATGGGACTTTACTAATAAAAGATGGAACGAACTGACAAGAAAGTTAACGACAGAAGATCGCGAATTGTTTTTCTGTGATATGAAAGACCTCGTCTGGGATAGTTATTTTCAAACATATTTCTTAGGAATAAGAATATTCATCTTAAAGGATCCCATTTTAACGCTTCCAGAAGCTCATATAAAATGGCGAAggtatcttctcttttatcttctctctttattaaaTGTCTATCGTTGACAATGactttcaaattatatttgtttctcgAATTTTTAAGGCTGTACTGGATGCATCAAGCATTGAAACTTATTATCGCCTGTGTATTTCTTATAATCACGAGGGCTATGTTTTGCAGACTCTTGTAACGTTCGTCTGTGcataaaagaaacaagataatCAACGCGTGGCGTTGAGGAAGTTAACATTACAATTTTGGagaatctttttcaaaaa
This region includes:
- the LOC127072461 gene encoding fatty acyl-CoA reductase wat-like; translation: MAVAKSGSRVHTLIDAPTYTPYVERLTPIQKFYHGESIFITGGTGFIGKLLIEKLLRGCPSISCIYVLIRTKKEKNVLQRMEEIVEDSLFSILKKEQPQFEKRIVAIEGDCSLPNLGISINDRATLIREVSIVFHVAATVKFNEKMKLAADINVRSLKDAIYLSKKMPKLKSFVHVSTAYANCLQNPIEEKFYDPPMDADKFIDLMDSIDEKLLDDITPQLLGIWPNTYVYTKSIAENVVKKHADLIPIGIFRPGIVIPTYREPICGWINNMYGLVGVTAGGAMGLIRTNHCDGSMKVSVVPGDLTTNALIVSAWDIANNRRSSEEIPIYNYVSKDNPITFEELKDMSAKYMLSVPTNEAIWYYSFRNTKYRPIHLFYTCFLHLLPAFIIDMIALCMIKQPRLLKIYNKIYKTSNILCYFTTTEWDFTNKRWNELTRKLTTEDRELFFCDMKDLVWDSYFQTYFLGIRIFILKDPILTLPEAHIKWRRLYWMHQALKLIIACVFLIITRAMFCRLL